The proteins below are encoded in one region of Anguilla anguilla isolate fAngAng1 chromosome 3, fAngAng1.pri, whole genome shotgun sequence:
- the LOC118223792 gene encoding uncharacterized protein LOC118223792, which produces MPPLCVVLVLFSKIYGLLGNIIQPDALVRAQLGDTVTLPCFHPTIDVSHVSWLKQPLGLKPQLVAIVSKYQLNATFFNEFQNSKRFTAEATTESVRLTVSQIEPSDSATYYCAITVFREISFGNGTTLMVMGSKSNNRTVVLQQPESESVQPGDSATLQCTVYTETCAGEHSVYWFRQGSGESRPGIIYTHGTRSDECQRSSGAVSPSQNCTYNFPKKNLSPSDAGTYYCAVDTCGEILFGNGTKLDFKVPGKEHLSLYCLAGALTLSVILNIVLALNRRKSCEKYKGPASNNPVPGEDLSSRQCQDEAMNYAALTFTTKKPKVRRNKREVERETVYSDMRFRDRE; this is translated from the exons ATGCCGCCACTCTGTGTtgttcttgtgcttttcagcaaaatct ATGGTCTGCTTGGGAATATAATTCAGCCTGACGCGCTGGTGAGAGCTCAGCTTGgagacactgtgactctcccaTGTTTCCATCCTACCATCGATGTGTCCCATGTCAGCTGGTTAAAACAACCTCTTGGGCTGAAGCCTCAGCTTGTGGCAATAGTGTCGAAATATCAATtaaatgctacatttttcaATGAGTTTCAAAACAGTAAACGTTTCACTGCTGAAGCAACAACGGAGAGTGTTCGCCTGACCGTGTCACAAATAGAGCCATCGGATTCAGCCACATACTACTGCGCTATTACAGTCTTCAGAGAGATCAGCTTTGGAAATGGAACTACTTTAATGGTGATGG GTTCGAAGTCAAACAACAGGACAGTAGTATTGCAGCAGCccgagtctgagtcagtgcagccTGGAGACTCTGCgactctgcagtgtacagtatacactgagacctgtgcaggagaacatagtgtgtactggttcagacagggctcaggagagtcccgtccaggaatcatttacacccatggaaccaggagtgatgagtgccagaggagctctggggctgtgtctcccTCACAAAACTGTACCTACAACTTCCCCAAGAAGAACCTCAGCCcctctgatgctgggacttactactgtgctgtggacacctgtggggagatcctgtttggAAATGGGACCAAGCTAGACTTTAAag tgccAGGAAAAGAACATCTGTCTCTTTATTGCTTGGCGGGAGCTTTGACGTTGAGTGTGATCCTGAATATTGTCCTCGCTCTGAACAGGAGAAAGAGCTGTGAGAAGTACAAAG GACCTGCATCAAACAACCCAGTGCCGGGAGAAGACTTGTCGAGTAGACAG TGTCAAGATGAAGCAATGAATTACGCTGCTTTGACTttcaccaccaagaaacccaaaGTGAGGAGGAACAAGAGGGAagtggagagagaaacagtttACTCAGATATGAGATTTAGAGACCGCGAGTGA